The following proteins come from a genomic window of Portunus trituberculatus isolate SZX2019 chromosome 35, ASM1759143v1, whole genome shotgun sequence:
- the LOC123513327 gene encoding uncharacterized protein LOC123513327 isoform X2 translates to MAETSRPRWRNLQICEVEDAATIWVREVPSHACSEELQQFLEMEKQMNYYFNNRQLYNYQHASHITIGHPVVVCYKDCWRRGKVEKLPEAKGEKTSVFLVDYGFMCQTSLVALIPLNEGEWTSVPCQARKVVLHGVLPISLQRCKHWDASATDYVELLSSKKPCVEFTPLRFSQEGYSHGKMRIILPEETWMPILPKISHDKLIQTEDGKMALDLAQLLADCQFAQLFYETEKECGGTHLNIRNTSVSAETDSIKNVDTAVARQVPGTVGSGSDLCVTEGTSSNHNKLLDSDHRVRAGNIEGFDQCDSDVKYSSSILTYDPQSLHTRIDTEEKFKLNYSNNSGHSSFTEVTNPLFKRLSAKHTTLAGDEVLSSLRTNPESHSLILRKKESIELLKNEVCTVLEVQKQFKPDLSIDDKENLDCEQAVEYKDGKEAPLPERFEVCVSAKDVPLSSLRHRFSNIPCWASRSLVGVMHHPVNAKNEQNIYKKNSLEFDEQPPFKAGSTPSSRRSEIRKEILKASIQPKNTEPLNAAISIEETKPACDAFFMVNSCDTLTKYCTCDLDEIYKNVIKQDSLHSTTNIVKICRVFMAGESPVLEEEVMTSKVIMSATLNPHILSVLSERGMNATRLQAYTWPSINRGCSAVIVGEKLSGKTMGFVVPLLSLILDTYEHMSRRLSPGIGPVVVVVCSSWQSAKCAAEYVVSLLPANSTLKVMTAWGGCGTEEEISTGKQLLGGCDVLLTTAPCLMRLLTGESTVWSRGGGTEGATTSLRRCCHLVFDDADVVLEHFSLEVKEIITMWGNERKACGRADLQLQVVVVSSRWTKLLGQLTDVLLPLLDPTVIISTPFEAAIAAKVKNHCHWVDDETESLSLVMNFIAAASSQKSLVFVKDDDVAALLNSMMKNIAVYCLVVDSMIHKSRLKECIDEWHVMQGITMIVSEPAEKGLLQCDISDAQAIFHTHVGLSWNTFALRYGFMIDRFVFDVEEKSFCESYIILPKTSIERSPKIWGELNRICSNAAEKMKMHLLSTENGHPKDNSCLCCHLKACGSCFDESFCRLKHDISLCDQARDVPQTGKVTIEVVSVVNASRYFVRLTEYQAKSDGQRIDLSNHYHILRSALQQHYADPAHCKPVQVARKGMLCALQDKSVWSRGQVVSVNYSKATCQVNVFLIDEGREMIIELSSACVLPPYFASVPKLIVEVFLCCIQPKDNDREWTSQANSFVEEIFARNKKSKFVGTIVLALGYTLWLNPLIELSTIGNICAQKKSLRGKLLTERYGMDNPNHIKNLEQLCMMAGVSMRDEDTLSLCWIEARNEALQILSTVINREGLNSNILTNGKMETGETANENKEVCSNSVVHHKDSVNMTPLANVAKDHLPSASPGKTEAWPDLSYNRLPLNTEVTVEVTELVSAKEFYVVQQDKLQELDNLEDEINKLHDYLESCEGERQSGGGIVAAKPAIDSLCIAKFTDNKYYRGKVKAAESDGIVSVFFVDHGETIKVPQQQIHACTRAWVEYMPAQAIRCTLAHLTIPPYLNEPAMQTMTHLMDLTDSWKVKALEVKDDGGLLHVVELTENAGDTPLEVWKHLVHQGVAFMDSEDVSNGDDQTSELFITADLDDEELTKFFFGITDVKQLDTKKKEIHFRHNETTVHPDEKESNPSCISKVCESDLVQENAPKVSERKGKESKNNVASDKTLSGKSVDPVNQHMKNKYTKEEYSNMKTNLEEQPSCKEVKESLNLKEKDQDIHRRHTSESQVLNMKRLGMPPLSAVDGVTQRLAPDTTWSQKDDTVNISIHLIGVEQYKCHVSSTHLIFMSVLGDKFYVVDEELCQKVVTQSCVVNVQGISVSITLKKAVKEKWMSLFKDRRHRPWLRVQYENLSLEEDSSETEDYDDDGWRKVMTHSKEAAATGGLAGGISSDTESSTDTELF, encoded by the exons ATGGCAGAGACATCTCGTCCCCGGTGGAGGAATCTGCAGATTTGTGAG GTGGAAGATGCGGCTACCATATGGGTGCGAGAGGTTCCTTCCCATGCATGTTCAGAAGAGTTGCAACAATTCTTGGAAATGGAAAAGCAAATGAATTATTACTTCAACAACAGGCAGCTTTATAATTACCAGCATGCTTCCCACATCACCATTGGCCAT CCTGTGGTGGTTTGCTACAAAGACTGTTGGAGAcgagggaaggtggagaagtTGCCTGAGGCCAAAGGGGAGAAGACCAGTGTGTTCCTTGTTGATTATGGCTTCATGTGTCAAACCAGT CTGGTGGCCCTCATACCTCTCAATGAAGGGGAGTGGACCAGTGTTCCCTGCCAGGCCAGAAAAGTTGTCTTGCATGGTGTGCTGCCCATCTCCCTACA ACGGTGTAAGCATTGGGATGCCTCAGCTACAGATTATGTTGAGTTACTCTCCTCCAAGAAGCCTTGTGTAGAATTCACACCATTAAGATTCAGCCAAGAGG GCTATTCCCATGGTAAAATGAGGATCATTCTCCCTGAAGAAACGTGGATGCCTATCTTGCCCAAAATATCTCATGATAAGTTAATACAAACAGAAGATGGCAAGATGGCATTAGATCTTGCCCAGCTACTTGCCGATTGTCAATTTGCACAGCTCTTTTATGAAACGGAAAAGGAGTGTGGTGGAACACATCTTAACATACG GAACACAAGTGTGTCGGCAGAAACTGACTCCATCAAGAATGTGGACACGGCAGTAGCTCGCCAAGTGCCAGGCACAGTGGGGTCAGGATCAGACTTGTGCGTCACTGAAGGAACTTCTTCAAACCATAACAAACTGCTAGACTCGGATCACCGGGTCAGAGCTGGTAATATTGAAGGTTTTGATCAATGTGACAGTGATGTGAAATATTCCTCCAGCATTTTAACTTATGACCCACAAAGTCTTCATACAAGGATAGATACTGAAGAGAAGTTTAAGttgaattatagtaataattctGGTCATTCATCTTTTACTGAAGTAACAAATCCACTATTCAAGAGACTGTCAGCTAAGCATACTACTCTGGCAGGAGATGAAGTGCTTTCAAGTCTAAGAACAAATCCAGAATCTCATTCATTAAtcttaagaaagaaagaaagtattgAGTTGCTAAAGAATGAAGTCTGCACTGTATTAGAAGTCCAGAAGCAATTCAAGCCTGATCTGAGCATAGATGATAAGGAGAATTTGGATTGTGAGCAAGCTGTTGAATacaaggatgggaaggaagccCCTCTTCCTGAGAGATTTGAAGTATGTGTTAGTGCAAAAGATGTTCCATTGAGCTCTTTGAGACACAGGTTTTCCAACATTCCCTGCTGGGCCTCCAGGAGCTTAGTAGGGGTGATGCATCATCCTGTAAAtgcaaaaaatgaacaaaacatttacaaaaagaATTCTTTAGAGTTTGATGAACAACCACCTTTCAAAGCTGGTAGTACACCCAGTAGTAGAAGATCagaaattaggaaagaaattcTCAAAGCGAGCATTCAGCCTAAAAATACAGAACCTCTAAATGCTGCCATATCCATAGAGGAAACAAAGCCTGCTTGTGATGCATTCTTCATGGTAAACTCTTGTGACACTCTGACAAAGTATTGTACTTGTGATCTAGATGAAATTTACAAGAATGTTATTAAGCAAGACTCTCTTCACAGCACAACAAACATTGTAAAGATCTGTAGAGTGTTCATGGCAGGTGAATCTCCAGTCTTGGAGGAAGAAGTCATGACTAGCAAAGTAATAATGAGTGCAACACTTAACCCTCACATACTCAGTGTTCTTAGTGAGAGGGGAATGAATGCCACCAGACTGCAAGCCTACACATGGCCATCCATTAACCGGGGATGTTCAGCTGTCATTGTTGGTGAGAAATTGAGTGGGAAGACCATGGGGTTTGTTGTGCCCTTGTTGTCACTTATTTTAGATACTTATGAGCACATGAGTAGACGCCTTTCTCCAGGCATTGgcccagtggtggtggtggtgtgcagctCATGGCAGAGTGCCAAATGTGCTGCAGAGTATGTTGTCAGTCTCTTACCTGCCAACTCCACTCTTAAAGTAATGACAGCCTGGGGAGGATGTGGAACTGAGGAAGAGATCAGCACAGGTAAGCAGCTACTTGGAGGGTGTGATGTGCTGCTCACCACAGCCCCTTGCCTGATGCGCCTCCTGACGGGAGAGTCTACAGTGTGGAGTAGAGGTGGAGGCACTGAGGgagccaccacctccctcagaAGGTGTTGCCACTTGGTTTTTGATGATGCTGATGTAGTATTAGAGCATTTCTCTTTGGAAGTCAAAGAGATTATAACCATGtggggaaatgaaaggaaagcctGTGGTAGGGCAGACCTGCAGCTACAGGTCGTGGTAGTCAGTTCCAGGTGGACTAAGTTACTGGGCCAATTAACTGatgttctccttcctcttctggaCCCAACAGTCATAATATCAACACCTTTTGAGGCTGCCATAGCTGCTAAAGTAAAGAATCATTGTCACTGGGTTGATGATGAAACAGAATCTCTGAGTCTGGTTATGAATTTCATAGCAGCAGCTTCCTCCCAGAAGAGCCTTGTCTTTGTGAAGGATGATGATGTTGCTGCCTTGCTGAACTCAATGATGAAGAACATTGCTGTGTACTGTTTAGTTGTGGACAGCATGATTCATAAAAGTAGACTGAAAGAGTGTATTGATGAGTGGCATGTGATGCAGGGCATAACTATGATTGTAAGTGAGCCGGCAGAAAAGGGTCTTCTGCAATGTGATATTTCTGATGCCCAGGCAATATTCCACACTCATGTTGGCTTGTCTTGGAATACCTTTGCTCTAAGGTATGGTTTCATGATTGATAGGTTTGTTTTTGATGTGGAAGAAAAATCTTTTTGTGAATCATATATAATTTTGCCTAAAACTTCAATAGAGAGAAGTCCCAAAATTTGGGGTGAATTGAACAGAATTTGTAGCAATGCTgcagagaaaatgaagatgcaTTTGTTGTCAACAGAAAATGGACATCCAAAAGATAACAGTTGTCTGTGCTGCCACCTCAAGGCGTGTGGGAGCTGTTTTGACGAGTCTTTTTGTAGACTTAAACATGATATCAGCTTGTGTGACCAAGCCCGTGATGTACCACAGACTGGTAAGGTTACCATCGAGGTTGTCAGTGTGGTGAATGCTTCCAGATATTTTGTGCGGCTCACTGAGTACCAAGCAAAGTCAGATGGGCAGAGGATTGATCTCTCCAACCATTATCACATTTTGAGATCAGCCTTACAGCAGCATTATGCAGATCCTGCTCACTGTAAGCCAGTGCAGGTTGCCAGGAAGGGCATGCTGTGTGCACTGCAAGACAAGAGTGTGTGGAGCAGAGGACAGGTGGTGTCAGTGAACTATTCCAAGGCCACTTGTCAGGTGAATGTGTTTCTCattgatgaaggaagagagatgatcATTGAGTTAAGTTCTGCGTGTGTTCTTCCACCTTACTTTGCATCAGTTCCCAAGCTTATTGTtgaagtgtttttgtgttgcatTCAACCTAAGGATAATGATAGAGAGTGGACATCCCAAGCTAACAGCTTTGTGGAGGAAATCTTTGCTAGAAATAAGAAGAGCAAATTTGTGGGTACAATTGTTTTGGCCTTGGGTTACACTTTGTGGCTGAACCCTCTCATTGAATTGTCCACAATTGGCAATATTTGTGCTCAGAAGAAATCACTTCGTGGGAAGCTACTGACAGAGAGGTATGGAATGGACAATCCCAATCACATTAAAAATCTTGAGCAGCTTTGCATGATGGCTGGGGTGTCCATGAGGGATGAGGACACACTGAGCCTGTGTTGGATAGAGGCTCGTAATGAAGCGTTGCAAATTCTGAGTACTGTTATTAATAGGGAAGGCTTGAACAGTAATATTTTaacaaatggaaaaatggaaacagGTGAAACagctaatgaaaataaagaagtatgCAGTAATAGTGTTGTTCATCACAAGGACAGTGTGAACATGACACCTCTGGCTAATGTAGCAAAAGACCACCTGCCATCCGCTTCCCCAGGAAAGACTGAAGCTTGGCCTGACCTGTCTTACAATAGGCTGCCTCTAAATACTGAAGTGACAGTGGAAGTAACTGAATTGGTTTCTGCCAAGGAATTCTATGTTGTACAGCAAGACAAACTTCAaga ATTGGATAATTTAGAGGATGAAATCAACAAGCTGCATGACTACCTGGAATCCTGTGAGGGTGAGAGGCAGTCTGGTGGTGGCATTGTGGCAGCCAAGCCTGCCATTGATTCTCTGTGCATCGCCAAATTTACAGATAACAA GTACTACAGGGGTAAAGTGAAAGCTGCAGAGAGTGATGGCATAGTGAGTGTCTTTTTTGTAGACCATGGAGAGACTATCAAGGTCCCTCAACAGCAG ATTCATGCTTGTACCCGTGCATGGGTGGAGTACATGCCGGCCCAGGCCATCCGCTGCACCCTGGCCCACCTCACCATCCCACCCTACCTGAACGAGCCTGCCATGCAGACCATGACACACCTTATGGATCTCACAGACTCCTGGAAAGTCAAG GCTCTGGAAGTAAAGGATGATGGTGGACTGCTGCATGTGGTGGAGTTGACTGAGAATGCTGGCGACACACCACTGGAGGTGTGGAAACATCTTGTGCATCAAGGTGTTGCTTTCATGGATTCTGAG GATGTCTCTAATGGTGACGATCAAACTTCCGAGCTGTTCATCACTGCGGACTTGGATGATGAGGAGTTAACAAAGTTCTTCTTTGGGATCACAGACGTGAAGCAGCTGGACACCAAGAAG aaggaAATCCATTTCAGACACAATGAAACCACTGTACACccagatgagaaggaaagtaacCCTTCATGCATTTCAAAAGTATGTGAATCTGACTTGGTGCAGGAAAATGCACCCAAAGTctcagagagaaagggaaaagaaagtaaaaataatgttgCTAGTGATAAGACTTTAAGTGGTAAAAGTGTTGATCCAGTGAATCAACatatgaaaaacaaatacaCCAAAGAGGAATATAGTAACATGAAGACAAACCTAGAAGAGCAACCCAGCTGTAAGGAAGTCAAAGAAAGCTTGaatttaaaggagaaagatcAAGACATCCACAGAAGACACACCTCAGAGAGCCAAGTGTTGAACATGAAGCGCCTGGGAATGCCACCACTCAGTGCCGTTGATGGGGTGACACAGAGGCTGGCCCCTGACACCACTTGGAGCCAAAAAGATGACACAGTTAACATCTCCATTCACTTGATTGGGGTTGAGCAGTACAAGTGTCATGTCTCCTCAACTCATCTCATCTTCAT GTCAGTTTTGGGAGACAAGTTTTATGTTGTGGATGAAGAACTCTGTCAGAAGGTTGTCACACAGTCATGTGTTGTCAATGTGCAGGGAATTTCAGTCTCCATTACCCTGAAGAAAGCTGTGAAAG AGAAGTGGATGAGTTTGTTCAAGGATAGACGGCACCGGCCCTGGCTCAGAGTACAGTATGAGAATCTGTCATTGGAAGAAGACTCTTCAGAGACAGAggattatgatgatg ATGGTTGGAGGAAAGTCATGACCCACAGCAA